TACTTGCTTTAGTTTTTGCCAATCACCATCTATAAGTGGAATATTTTTATTAATCTCAGTTTTTAAAGCAACTTCTTGGGAATCACCCGCTTTAAATGTTTCAGATGTATTCTTAATTAGTTTATTAATATCTAATTTTTCAATGTTTAATTTCATAGATCCTGATTCTGCACTAGAAAGCTCTTGTAACTCTTGAATCAGTTTTGTTAAAACCTTAGTTTCATTATATATACTCTCTATATGTTTTTTATCAGGCTTATATACCCCATCAATTATCATCTCTAAATGTCCCTGAATTAGGGTCGTGGGTGTTCTTAATTCATGGGCAGAGTCCGCAATTATCTGTTTTCTCCATGAATCACTATCCTCTATAGACTTAGCCATGTTATTAAAGGCCACCCCTAACATGGATATCTCATCATTTCCATTAACATCTACTCTTGTTGTATAATCTCCACTGCCTATTTTCTTTGATGCAGAGGATAATTTAGAAATGGGTTTTGTAAGCTTGTATGAAAATAAGTATGAGATAATTATTGAGATTATTAAAATAAATAGGGTAACAATTATTATAATATTGGTAATCCTTCCAAGAAAGTACTCCTCTTCTAGGGTTAGTTTCTCTACCAACATTGATCCTGAGAAGATGTAACCTATTACCTTATTTTCAATGTTAATATTTACACCTAGTTTTAGTTGCTCTTTAGAAACTCTTTTTATATCTATATTAAGTGTATTTAATACAATTTTTCCATGCTGATCAGTAATCATTATAGGTGGAGTTGGAGCTCTTCCCCTTCCATCCATCATATCTCCCATTCTTCCCCTAGGAATTTGTATAATACTTTCAATGCCCTCCCAGCTGTTATTCATCTCATAATATGCTTTTATATAAGGGACTAATCTATTTGAGTAAGTAATATCATTTTTATGGGCAAACTCTTTATAACCTGTTCTTGTTGAGTAATTTATAATTGAAACCATAATAATTGAGCTTAAAATAATTATTACAGAGAATAATAAAACAAACTTTGATCTTAATTTAAACACTGTCCTCTTCCTCTGCAAATTTGTACCCTACACCCCAAACAGTTTCGATAAATTTAGGCTTTGAAGGCTCCCTCTCTATTACTTTACGTATATTTTTTATATGAACATCTATAGTTCTTTCATATCCTTCAAAAACATCCTCTTGAAATGAGTTTAATATCTGAATTCTAGTAAAAACCCTTCCTGGGCTTAACATTAAGTTTTTCAATATTGTGAATTGAACAGAGGTTAGGCTAAGCTTTTCACTCTTTCTATATACAGTCATTTTTTCTGTGTCAATTTTTAAATCTTTTATTTTTATTATTGGATCAATTTTTACTTCTTCCTCTTCAACTTTAGAGAATGAGACCCTTCTTAAAAGAGCCCTCACTCTTGCTGCTAACTCTTTTAGACTAAATGGTTTAGTTATGTAGTCATCAGCCCCCATTTCAAGGCCTAGGAGTTTATCCCCTTCTTCAGCCTTAGCTGTTAACATAATAATGGGAACATTAGATCTCTCTCTTATTCTTCTTGTACTATCTATCCCATCAATACCGGGCATCATGACATCCATTATAATTAGATCTGGTTGTTCTTTTACAAAGATCGAAACAGCGTCTACCCCATCTTTAGCAGGGATTGTAAGAAACCCCACCGCCTCAAGATAGTCACATATCATTTTTCTTATCTTCTCTTCGTCATCTACAACTAAAATCTTTTTACTCATGTCCATCATAATACCCCTGTTTCTTAATTTCTGAAACCTTGGCCTCTAGGTTCTTTTTGCCCCATTCCAAAACCCATCATTCCTGTTCTTTCATCATGATCAATCTCAGTACTCTTTCCATCAATAGTAATTTTTGTAACTACAAACATTTTTTCTGACTGGTCCCAAACCATTGGTGAGTTCCACTCTGCACCCTCTATTGTAACCTTCATTCCATCTTTTACATTAAGAGCTATTAGTTGATCCCATGGAGCCATAATTGTATATGTTGTTTTACCACTTACAAGCTTTGCAGGTTCCCCGTTTACTAGTTCTAATTTCCCCTCTAGAGTAACTATTGTCGCATCATCTAATAGTTCAATCATTCTACCGCCACGGTCATCCCTCATTCTTCCGTAATTACTCTCTTGGTTGTTATTTCTGTTGTAGTTATTACGAGTATCATTATCTCGTCCTCTTGTTCCTGCAAAAACCATAGTTCCTGTACTTACTAATACTAATAATACTGCTATTCCTTTTTTCATGTTAAATCTCCTTAACCTTTGATCTGATTAAAATCTAAACCTTAAATGTGAAGGAGATATGAACAGAGTCTGTTTCTTTTAGAATTTTGCTATAACCCATCTATTTATATCTTTAAAACCAAGACTTTTATAAAGTTTTCCAGCATCTGGATTGTTGTAAAATAGTAAAACAGATTTGTCCTCTTTTATCATCTCTAGGCACAGCCTTCCAACACACTCCTTTGCAAAACCTTTTTTTCTAAAATCAGGGGCGGTGGCAACACCAATTATCATTCCATTTAAACTATTCTCCGCGGTTAACCCAGCTGTAGAGACTACTCCTTTATCATTTTCAATAAAGTATATTCTTCCTGTATTTGTTATAACCTCTTGACCAAATGATTCACGACTAGATTCATCTAGGGAGAACTCTTCTATAGAGGATTCGAAGTCAAAAAGTTTTTCTAAGTCATCCTTGGTTGCTCTTTTAGGCTCTTCTTTAGGAGAGAATCCTGTAAAAGAAGTTTTATTTAGTTCAGCTAAGTAGAGCCGTTTAATATCAGATAAGGGTTTTAATCTATTTAAATCATCAATAACACTTTCCAAACCAGATATCCCCAATGCATTTTTATTAAGTTTTACTGTATCTAATATCTCTGGGTAATCTTTTTTATCCGTAGAGTGAACTACGTAATAATTGTAGTATCTTAGTAGTATAGAAGTTATTAAATTATCATTTTTTATATACCAGACATCCATAAAGTCTGAATCAAGACTAAAATTTTCTATATCACCATATAAAAAACAGTTCTCAGAGGCGCTATCTTGTAGAAAATCTAGAAGTTCTTTTTTGTGATTTTTACTGCATTTTTCCATATAAACATCCTTTTTTTAAATAAGTTTATATTTTTTTGAATTAATATAAAAGAAATCACTATATAATTTAATTAAAGGAGATGTTTAATGACAGAGAATGACTTAAAAATTGAGCTAATGTGTTATAAGGAGTATGTAAATCCAGATTGTGATATTGATAATATGACAAAGGATGAGTTAGAAGAGTTTTACAATCTTTATGTTAAATCAGAATCCTATATGGCTGAAGTAAACACTGCTTCTTCTCTTAATAATAAATCGGCAAAAGTTTTAAAAGAGCAGGATGTTGAGATACCTCAAAAAAGAGAGGGTGCAATATATAAATACTAGTATTACAATAGATAAAATGAAGAGAGATAAGCTTAGTATCTATATATTACTATTTGGAGCATCATTAGTTGTTCATCTATTTGTATTTTTTGATTATAAGTTTCTGCTTGAGAGTTGGAGCCAACCTAAAAACTGGCATCTTCAGAGTTATATATTAATATTAGTCTCATTTTTAATATCAGCATTATTGATTTTTACTAAAAAATTGAGACTTCTTCTATTAAATATTAAATTCGCTACTCTAGTTTTAATTGGGTATCCCCTAGGGGAGTATTTAAATATAGAGACCATTTTACTAGCTTCAATTATTTTAGAAGCGGTCTATTATATTCCTAAGTTGTATGGAGGTTTTTTATCTATTCTATTTATACTAATTACCTTTTTAAATCAAAAACCGGTTACAACCTGGGGAGTTTCGCTTAATAAGCCTGATACCCACCAACTGCTGTTTTTTATTTTTACCTCTCTATTAATATTATCCATTGCAATATTTCTAAAGACAATTTTTAAAAAGTTTGAAGATAGTAGTTTTAATGTAAACCGACTAGATAATGCGGTAAAAGAGTTGACAGATATTAATCTTGACTTTCAAAACTATGCAGCAGCAGTTGAGCATGAGGCTATTGAGAAGGAGAGAAAGAGAATATCCAGGGAGATGCATGATATAATAGGTTATACCCTAACTAACCAATTAATGATTATTCAAGCAGTATTAAGTTTGGGAGAGGATCTCTCCCCTGAGATTAAAAAATTACTTCTTCAATCCCAGCAGCAAACTAATGATGGAATGGCCCAAGCCAGAAATGCACTTTATAAACTTAGAGAGTTCTCCCCTGATAGTGAGGTCGGGATTAAGTTAATCTATAAGCTTGTAAGAACCTTTGAGCAGATAACGGGGATAGATATAAAAATTGATTTCTCCAATACTCCTGATACCTTTGGAAGAGTTATCGATATGGTTATTTATAGACTTACACAGGAGAGTTTAACTAACGCATTTAGACACGGGAAAGCTACAAAAATATCAATCATAATGGCACTAAGGAATGAGGAAATTTTAATTAGTATTTGGGATAATGGTAAGGGGGCTAGTAAAATAAATGAAGGTATTGGGCTTAAGGGTATGAGGGAGAGGCTTAGTTCTATAAATGGAACCTTTCAAACAATGACATTAAATAGTGGGTTTACTATTAGAGCTAGAATTCCCTATTCTATAAAACAGATGGAGTAATAAATGAATATTTTATTGGTTGATGATCAACTACTATTTTTGGAAAGTTTAAAAATTGTCTTAGAGAATTTAGATAAAACCTTTAAGGTGGTTGGGCTTGCAGGAAATGGTGAAGAGGCTGTTAAATTAGTTCAAGAACTAAGTGTTGATCTAATTTTAATGGATGTAAGAATGCCTGTAATGGATGGTGTTGCAGCTACTAAGATTATTAAAGAGAAGTTTCCAAAGATTAATATAATCATGTTAACCACATTTGAAGATGATGAGTATGTAAAGGATGCTTTGCATAATGGGGCGGATGGTTATATGCTCAAAAATATTCCTCCTGAGATGTTAGTCTCATCAATTCAGGCAGTTAAAGATGGGGCTGTTTTAATCTCTCCCTCTGTGGCAGGCCACTTAATTGACAGTATGTATGTGAATAATAAAAAAGCAGCATCAAATTTAAAAAGAGATATTCCTGATTGGTACAACCTTCTTAATTCAAGGGAAAAAAATATAATAAAACTACTAATAAAGGGAAGGAGTAATAGTGAAATAGCAGAAGAGATCTTTGTTGGCTCCCAAACTATTAGAAACTATATAAGTGTTATCTACTCTAAATTAGATGTAGGAAATAGAACCGAGGCAATAAGAAAAGCCCAACAGATAGACTCTTTTTTTACGATTAGTTACAATGTGATTTATAAAAGTACATTTTAGAGTACATTTATAACTTCAATTATGGTCCCCCGTAACCTACAATTTAATTAAATTATTAAAAAAGGGGATTAAAATGAAAAGAACACTTTGTCTATTTATTGTTTTTGTTTTAGCTGTAAGTGGTATTATGGCAAATGGAAATGGTGAAGCTAAAGTCGAAAATGCTAGTAACAGTGTAGAACTTATTATGGGGTCTTGGAGAACTGATGATACAGCTCAGATGAAAGCTGTATTAGGTGAGTTTACAAAACAACATCCAAATATTAAGGTTGTTTTCCAACCTACTATACCTGCAGAGTATAATACTACTTTAAGAATGCAGTTAGAGGGGGGATTGGTCCTGACGTTATGTATGCAAGATCCTTTGCTACAGGAAATCAATTATATCAAGATGGCTTTTTTGCAGACGTTTCTTCTGTAGAAGGTTATGCTACAAACTACAGTGGTAGTAATAAAGCTCCATGGTTAGCAACTGATGGTAAGGCTTTTGGTATTCCTTTTGCCGCTGTATCCCACGGAATTTATTACAATAAAGAGATTTTTAAAGAGTTAGGACTTACTAAACCTAAAGATTGGGATGAATTTTTAGATTATTGCCAAAAAATTAAAGATGCAGGGTACATTCCTTTAGCAAACAGTTTAGGTGATGAGTGGGATATTACAGAAGTAGTTTTTATGAACATTGCTCCTAACTTTATAGGTGGAATGGAGGGACGATTAGCCTATGATAAAAAAGAGAAAGCTTTTAATGGTCCTGAAGTAGTAGCTCTATTTGAGGCTATGAAGTCTTTAGCTCCATATCTTCCTGGTGGATTTGAAGCTCTTGGATATAATGATAGTAATGCCCTATTTGCAACAGGTCAGGCTGCAATGTATTTTGATGGTTCTTGGTCTATTAGTACTTTTGATGATGTAGACTTCGAGTGGGGTATTCTTCCTCCTCCTGCTCCAAAGGGTGCAGAAAAAGAGTATATAACATTCCATGCTGATGCTGGTATGGCTATGAATAGTAAAACAAAACATCCTAATGAAGTAAAAACTCTATTAGCTTGGTTTGGTTCTAAAGATGGTGCCGCAGCCCTAGCTAAATACCTTCCTACAGGGTTTTTCCCAATGTCAGAAAACTCGGTTGTTATAGAGGATGTTCATGCAAATGAGTTTTTAAGCCTTAATAACGGTAGAGGAACAGATGTTAGATGGGCATGGCCTAAATTATTAGGTGGTGAGCCAAGTGGTTATACTTTAATGCAGGAAGGCTCAATAGCTGTAATAAATGGGGATAAAACTCCTAAAGAAGCAGCAGATGATTTTAAATCAGGTCTTGCAGAGTGGTATCCACCAGCACAATAGAATAAAAAATACGGTGGGTTCTCCCACCGTAATAAATAAAGGAGTGAATGGTGGATAATCTTATAAGAAGCAGAAACAGTACATTTTTTAGTAAACGTGGTTTTAAATGGTTTTTATACCTACTTCCAGCCTTAGTTTTTTATACAGGATTTATGGCATATCCAATTCTAAACTCAATCAAATTAAGTTTTTTTTCAGAAACAGTACAAAGTGGTCAAGACTTTGTTGGTTTTAATAACTATATAAAACTTTTTACCCACCCGGGAACTTCAGAGAGGTATTGGTCTGCATTTAGAAATACATGGTTATTCTTTGGAGTACACATGGTTGTTCAAAATGTGCTAGGTATTATTTTTGCAAACTTTCTATCTGATAAACTACTAAGAGGAAGTGGCTTTTTTAGGACAATTATTTTCCTACCTGCTACGCTTTCAATTCTGGTTACAGGTTATATATGGAAACTAATTTTAAATCCACAATGGGGTGCAGTTAACCTACTTTTAAAAAATATTGGGTTTGAGGATTTTTCAATTGCATGGTTAGGTGAACCTAAAATTGCTCTAATTGTAATTAGTCTTGTGTCGTCGTGGCAGTGGGTTGGAATGCCAACTATGATGTTTTTAGCTGGTTTAAATAATATTCCAGAGGATTTATACGAAGCTGCAGAGATATCCGGAGCTACAGATTGGCAGGTTTTTTGGTTCATAAAGTTGCCTCTTTTGAAACCTGTTATAGGAATTATAACAATATTAACCTTTGTAAATAACTTTAACGCTTTTGACGTTGTTTTCTCTATGGCCAATGTTAATGGAGCTCCAGCATATTCTACAGATATTTTAGGAACTTTTTTCTACAGAGTTGGTATTGCAGGTCAGCACCCTGTGGGTATCCCTGATAAGGGGTTAGGAGCAGCAGTTGCTACAATTACATTTATTCTGTTATCTATTGGTGTTGCACTAATAATGAGGGCTACTGGTTCAAATAGAGGGGGATCAAATGATTAAAAAGAAGCAAATCCTACCATATACGGTTTTAAGTATATGGAGTTTAGTTGTATTGTTCCCAATTTGGACAATGGTTATAAACTCGTTTAAGTTTAAATTAAGTATATACAAAGACCCTTTTGGACTACCAACAAAGTGGAACTTTGGGAGCTATTTAACAGTATTTAGCGATAGTGATTTTTTTGTTTACTTTAAAAATAGTCTAGTAGTTACTATTGGTTCAATTATATGTATTTTAGTTTTTGGGTCCCTTGCGGCTTACGCTATGGCTAACTGGAAAAGTCGATTCTCTAAGTGGATATATCTATTTTTTATTGCAGGGTTAATGGTTCCGCTTAGGATTGGTAGTATAAATCTACTTCAGATAGTTAAGAGTTTAAACCTACTAAATACATATGTTAGTCTGTTTCCTATTTATATCGCAATGGGACTACCTATGGCAACATTTGTTTTAACTGAGTTTGTAAGACAGATTCCAGAGTCTCTTACAGAAGCTGCGTTAATTGATGGGGCTAGAAGATCAAGGATCTTTGTCACTATTATTGTTCCCCTATTAAGACCAGCTTTAGGAACTGTTGCAATTTTAAACTTAGTTCCCCTATGGAATGATCTTTGGTTTCCCCTGCTTTTTATTACAGATGAGAAACAAAAAACACTTATTTTAGGGGTTACAAGGCTGTTTGGTCAGTATCAAACTGATTGGTCGAGGATTTTGGCTGTATTAACTCTATCGGCTATACCTGTTATGGGTCTATATCTATTAATGTCTAAACAATTTATTAAAGGATTAACTGCGGGGTCTGTAAAAGGATAATAAATAGTAACAAACTCTTACCCTATGTTATATAATTAATTTATGGTAAGGGTTCTTTTTATTGTTTTACTAACAGCACTCTCTTTTTTAAACTACGGACAAGATAGTATTAGGTTAACAAATGGAGAGTGGGAGCCCTATCTTTCTAAAGGGTCCTACCATTTTGGACTGGCATCCCATATAGTTGAAAAGGCCTTTGCCCTTGAGGGTATAGATGTGGAGTGGGGTTTTTTCCCATGGGTTAGATCCTATAATTTAGCAAAAATTGGAGCCTGGGATGGATCTGCTATATGGTGGGAAACATTAGAAACAGAAAAAGATTTTTATCTCTCTGATAAAGTTTTAGACTCTTCCTTAGTATTTTTCCATCTAAAGACTTTTAATTTTAAATGGGACTCCTTCGAAGATTTAAAAGGGTTAAAGATTGGAGTTACAAGAGGGTATGATTATGGAGAAGAGTTCACTAAGGCTTTAAAAGATAAAATCTTTGAGGTTTTAGAAGTTTCAACTGACGAGCAGTTATATAAGCTTCTTATATCTAAAAGAATAGATTTAATGCCTAATGATAAAGTTGTTGGTTATGCTCAAATTAAGAACTCTTTAGATATAGAGGAGCAACTGCTTTTTACAAACAATCCAAAAACCTTTGGATCCCGAAGCCTACATCTTATATTATCAAAGAATAGTCCTAAAGGGTTAACCCATTTAGAACTGTTTAATCGAGGATTATCAAAGTTAAGATTAAGTGGTGAGATAGATGATATGATTGAGAATTTAGAAATTGGACTATATGATAAAAAATAATTTCTTGACACATTTCATTAGTGTGTTACAGTAATAAAATGGTAGTTTTTCAGAAAGTTTCAGCAATATTACATAAAGTTTTACATGAAGATATTTTTCCCTGGTTAATTCTACTATTATCCGCTTTTATTATAATAATCTCTCTTAATTATATTAAAATAGATAAGTATTTCTCTTCTGATTTTGTAATAGGTCGGGTCTTATCGGTTCTTGAGTCTAATTTAGATGATGACCCCTATGTTCCTGGACGAAAACTTGGTAAACAGGAGCTAGTGGTTAATATCCTTTATGGAGAAGATGCCGGTAAAAAGTTTGAAATATATAATACCCTAACTAAAGGGCACAATATTCTAGCCCGGGAGGGTTACACATATGTTTTTTCTATTAGAGAAGAAATGTCTGGTGATAAGGTCGTCTGGTTATATAGCTATAACAGGGTCCCTCTTTTAGCATCACTACTACTACTTTTTATAGTATTAGTTCTATTTATTGCAGGGAAAAAAGGTTTTAGATCCCTTGTTGGTCTACTTTTTACAGGTGTTATTATTCTGTTTGTTCTTGCCCCTCTTATTCTAAGGGGGATAGATCCTATTTTTATCTCAATTATATCCCTCTCCCTTATTACAGTTGTTAGCTTTTTACTTATTTCCGGTTTTAATAATAAATCCTTAATATCCATATTAGGAACTCTTGGTGGTATTATTTCAGCAGGTATTATCTGTTATATCGCTTCAAAATTAGC
Above is a genomic segment from Thiospirochaeta perfilievii containing:
- a CDS encoding response regulator transcription factor, with the translated sequence MSKKILVVDDEEKIRKMICDYLEAVGFLTIPAKDGVDAVSIFVKEQPDLIIMDVMMPGIDGIDSTRRIRERSNVPIIMLTAKAEEGDKLLGLEMGADDYITKPFSLKELAARVRALLRRVSFSKVEEEEVKIDPIIKIKDLKIDTEKMTVYRKSEKLSLTSVQFTILKNLMLSPGRVFTRIQILNSFQEDVFEGYERTIDVHIKNIRKVIEREPSKPKFIETVWGVGYKFAEEEDSV
- a CDS encoding YibE/F family protein, which translates into the protein MVVFQKVSAILHKVLHEDIFPWLILLLSAFIIIISLNYIKIDKYFSSDFVIGRVLSVLESNLDDDPYVPGRKLGKQELVVNILYGEDAGKKFEIYNTLTKGHNILAREGYTYVFSIREEMSGDKVVWLYSYNRVPLLASLLLLFIVLVLFIAGKKGFRSLVGLLFTGVIILFVLAPLILRGIDPIFISIISLSLITVVSFLLISGFNNKSLISILGTLGGIISAGIICYIASKLAHLSGINMEKGEQILYIAEDYGIRINGFLFISILIASSGAVMDVAMSITSSLMEITKHNRDISSKDLFSSGMDIGRDLIGTMINTLILAFAGSSFTLLLMVVGLSMSFNQYINIPLISIEIIQGIAGSIGIILTVPLTNIAFIILEKRRNKNEEEISKS
- a CDS encoding response regulator transcription factor, translated to MNILLVDDQLLFLESLKIVLENLDKTFKVVGLAGNGEEAVKLVQELSVDLILMDVRMPVMDGVAATKIIKEKFPKINIIMLTTFEDDEYVKDALHNGADGYMLKNIPPEMLVSSIQAVKDGAVLISPSVAGHLIDSMYVNNKKAASNLKRDIPDWYNLLNSREKNIIKLLIKGRSNSEIAEEIFVGSQTIRNYISVIYSKLDVGNRTEAIRKAQQIDSFFTISYNVIYKSTF
- a CDS encoding substrate-binding periplasmic protein, producing the protein MVRVLFIVLLTALSFLNYGQDSIRLTNGEWEPYLSKGSYHFGLASHIVEKAFALEGIDVEWGFFPWVRSYNLAKIGAWDGSAIWWETLETEKDFYLSDKVLDSSLVFFHLKTFNFKWDSFEDLKGLKIGVTRGYDYGEEFTKALKDKIFEVLEVSTDEQLYKLLISKRIDLMPNDKVVGYAQIKNSLDIEEQLLFTNNPKTFGSRSLHLILSKNSPKGLTHLELFNRGLSKLRLSGEIDDMIENLEIGLYDKK
- a CDS encoding sensor histidine kinase — translated: MFKLRSKFVLLFSVIIILSSIIMVSIINYSTRTGYKEFAHKNDITYSNRLVPYIKAYYEMNNSWEGIESIIQIPRGRMGDMMDGRGRAPTPPIMITDQHGKIVLNTLNIDIKRVSKEQLKLGVNINIENKVIGYIFSGSMLVEKLTLEEEYFLGRITNIIIIVTLFILIISIIISYLFSYKLTKPISKLSSASKKIGSGDYTTRVDVNGNDEISMLGVAFNNMAKSIEDSDSWRKQIIADSAHELRTPTTLIQGHLEMIIDGVYKPDKKHIESIYNETKVLTKLIQELQELSSAESGSMKLNIEKLDINKLIKNTSETFKAGDSQEVALKTEINKNIPLIDGDWQKLKQVVTNVLANAYRHTPIGGEIKISSHLKNREVSIIIEDNGCGIAKDELEKIFERFYRTDRSRNRNKGGSGLGLAISREIIRLHRGSIYAESEIDKGTKIVIKLPVT
- a CDS encoding sensor histidine kinase, coding for MKRDKLSIYILLFGASLVVHLFVFFDYKFLLESWSQPKNWHLQSYILILVSFLISALLIFTKKLRLLLLNIKFATLVLIGYPLGEYLNIETILLASIILEAVYYIPKLYGGFLSILFILITFLNQKPVTTWGVSLNKPDTHQLLFFIFTSLLILSIAIFLKTIFKKFEDSSFNVNRLDNAVKELTDINLDFQNYAAAVEHEAIEKERKRISREMHDIIGYTLTNQLMIIQAVLSLGEDLSPEIKKLLLQSQQQTNDGMAQARNALYKLREFSPDSEVGIKLIYKLVRTFEQITGIDIKIDFSNTPDTFGRVIDMVIYRLTQESLTNAFRHGKATKISIIMALRNEEILISIWDNGKGASKINEGIGLKGMRERLSSINGTFQTMTLNSGFTIRARIPYSIKQME
- a CDS encoding ABC transporter substrate-binding protein encodes the protein MYARSFATGNQLYQDGFFADVSSVEGYATNYSGSNKAPWLATDGKAFGIPFAAVSHGIYYNKEIFKELGLTKPKDWDEFLDYCQKIKDAGYIPLANSLGDEWDITEVVFMNIAPNFIGGMEGRLAYDKKEKAFNGPEVVALFEAMKSLAPYLPGGFEALGYNDSNALFATGQAAMYFDGSWSISTFDDVDFEWGILPPPAPKGAEKEYITFHADAGMAMNSKTKHPNEVKTLLAWFGSKDGAAALAKYLPTGFFPMSENSVVIEDVHANEFLSLNNGRGTDVRWAWPKLLGGEPSGYTLMQEGSIAVINGDKTPKEAADDFKSGLAEWYPPAQ
- a CDS encoding GNAT family N-acetyltransferase, with amino-acid sequence MEKCSKNHKKELLDFLQDSASENCFLYGDIENFSLDSDFMDVWYIKNDNLITSILLRYYNYYVVHSTDKKDYPEILDTVKLNKNALGISGLESVIDDLNRLKPLSDIKRLYLAELNKTSFTGFSPKEEPKRATKDDLEKLFDFESSIEEFSLDESSRESFGQEVITNTGRIYFIENDKGVVSTAGLTAENSLNGMIIGVATAPDFRKKGFAKECVGRLCLEMIKEDKSVLLFYNNPDAGKLYKSLGFKDINRWVIAKF
- a CDS encoding carbohydrate ABC transporter permease, whose translation is MDNLIRSRNSTFFSKRGFKWFLYLLPALVFYTGFMAYPILNSIKLSFFSETVQSGQDFVGFNNYIKLFTHPGTSERYWSAFRNTWLFFGVHMVVQNVLGIIFANFLSDKLLRGSGFFRTIIFLPATLSILVTGYIWKLILNPQWGAVNLLLKNIGFEDFSIAWLGEPKIALIVISLVSSWQWVGMPTMMFLAGLNNIPEDLYEAAEISGATDWQVFWFIKLPLLKPVIGIITILTFVNNFNAFDVVFSMANVNGAPAYSTDILGTFFYRVGIAGQHPVGIPDKGLGAAVATITFILLSIGVALIMRATGSNRGGSND
- a CDS encoding carbohydrate ABC transporter permease gives rise to the protein MIKKKQILPYTVLSIWSLVVLFPIWTMVINSFKFKLSIYKDPFGLPTKWNFGSYLTVFSDSDFFVYFKNSLVVTIGSIICILVFGSLAAYAMANWKSRFSKWIYLFFIAGLMVPLRIGSINLLQIVKSLNLLNTYVSLFPIYIAMGLPMATFVLTEFVRQIPESLTEAALIDGARRSRIFVTIIVPLLRPALGTVAILNLVPLWNDLWFPLLFITDEKQKTLILGVTRLFGQYQTDWSRILAVLTLSAIPVMGLYLLMSKQFIKGLTAGSVKG